A genomic segment from Diceros bicornis minor isolate mBicDic1 chromosome 5, mDicBic1.mat.cur, whole genome shotgun sequence encodes:
- the MESP1 gene encoding mesoderm posterior protein 1, with the protein MAQSLCPPLSEAWMLSAGWGPARPPPASDGDCGCSPASSPDTWGSALGGSPEPRPGRPAPPAPRAPTAGRRSARGSRLGSGQRQNASEREKLRMRTLARALHELRGFLPPSVAPAGQSLTKIETLRLAIRYIGHLSAVLGLSEESLQRRRRRHSDAPLPRGCPLCPDGGTAQAQTQACGPGLGSAAGAAASWGSPPACPEAPAAPELCNLPVRYNEEVYPEGLAMELGPSSPLFPGDVLALLETWMPLSPLEWSPA; encoded by the exons ATGGCCCAGTCCCTGTGCCCGCCGCTCTCCGAGGCCTGGATGCTCTCCGCGGGCTGGGGCCCTGCCCGGCCGCCGCCGGCCTCCGACGGGGACTGCGGCTGCTCCCCCGCCTCGTCCCCGGACACCTGGGGCAGCGCCCTGGGCGGCAGCCCCGAGCCAAGGCCTGGGCGGCCCGCACCCCCGGCCCCTCGCGCCCCGACCGCCGGGAGGCGCAGCGCCCGTGGCAGCCGTCTGGGCAGCGGGCAGAGGCAGAACGCCAGCGAGCGCGAGAAGCTGCGCATGCGCACGCTCGCCCGCGCGCTGCACGAGCTGCGCGGCTTTCTGCCGCCGTCCGTGGCGCCCGCCGGCCAGAGCCTGACCAAGATCGAGACGCTGAGGCTGGCCATCCGCTACATCGGCCACCTGTCGGCCGTGCTGGGCCTCAGCGAGGAGAGCCTGCAGCGCCGGCGCCGGCGGCACAGCGACGCGCCGCTCCCTCGGGGCTGCCCGCTCTGCCCCGACGGCGGCACCGCGCAGGCGCAGACGCAGGCGTGCGGCCCGGGCCTGGGCTCAGCTGCCGGGGCCGCGGCGTCTTGGGGATCCCCGCCAGCCTGCCCCGAGGCCCCGGCGGCGCCGGAGCTGTGCAACCTGCCGGTGCGCTACAACGAGGAGGTGTACCCAGAAGGGCTGGCGATGGAGCTGGGTCCCTCGTCTCCG CTCTTTCCCGGCGACGTGCTGGCCCTGCTGGAGACCTGGATGCCCCTCTCGCCCCTGGAGTGGTCGCCAGCCTGA